From a single Osmerus mordax isolate fOsmMor3 chromosome 14, fOsmMor3.pri, whole genome shotgun sequence genomic region:
- the fer gene encoding LOW QUALITY PROTEIN: tyrosine-protein kinase Fer (The sequence of the model RefSeq protein was modified relative to this genomic sequence to represent the inferred CDS: deleted 2 bases in 2 codons) translates to MKLHNLHNQYVLAVRSAQLHQAHYHDTALPLLLDSLQKMQEEMISALKGILEEYCEITSLLTDEIVKVHKEIHTSIDQIDPVSEYEHFIEIYKSPETTKEPNVEFDVSLLEETENLQPNEILWNNLTADSLQAMLKCTSEELVLTQHSLRIKEELMQDLENKIQESSQTCERKSDAVLLLSQKQSLEELRQTVQLLRCSEAKLSAQRDLLHHKMQENEGKDPPPVVNYEDDARSVNSMDKSRVSKLDTLRHSIASVIRSPKSMLGSSSFFDVIPTSEKPLGEQEWYHGAIPRTEAQELLKQQGDFLVRESHGKPGEYVLSVFSDAQRRHFIIQFADNQYRFEGTGFPTIPQLIEHHYTTKQVITKKSGVVLLNPVVKDKKWILNHEDVILGELLGKGNFGEVFKGTLRDKTPVAVKTCKEDLPQELKIKFLSEARILKQYDHPNIVKLIGVCTQRQPIYIVMELVPGGDFLSFLRKKKDDLKTKQLVKFALDAAAGMAYLEAKNCIHRDLAARNCLVGESNLLKISDFGMSRQEDDGIYSSSGLKQIPIKWTAPEALNYGRYSSESDVWSYGILLWETFSLGVCPYPGMTNQQAREQVEKGYRMSCPQKCPEEVYKAMQKCWEYKPENRPKFSDLQKDLAAVKKK, encoded by the exons ATGAAGCTCCACAACCTGCACAACCAGTACGTGCTGGCGGTGCGGAGCGCCCAGCTGCACCAGGCGCACTACCACGACACGGCGCTGCCTCTGCTG CTGGACTCCCTGCAGAAGATGCAGGAAGAGATGATCAGCGCTCT GAAGGGGATCCTGGAGGAGTACTGTGAGATCACCAGCCTGTTGACAGACGAGATCGTGAAGGTTCACAAGGAGATCCACACCTCCATCGACCAGATCGAC CCCGTGTCCGAATACGAGCACTTCATCGAGATCTACAA GTCTCCAGAAACCACCAAAGAGCCGAACGTAGAGTTTGACGTTTCCCTGCTGGAGGAAACGGAGAATCTTCAACCCAACGAGATCTTGTGGAACAATCTGACTGCGGACAGTTTACAAGCCAT GCTGAAGTGCACCTCAGAGGAGCTGGTTCTGACCCAGCACAGCCTGCGCATCAAGGAGGAACTCATGCAGGACTTGGAGAACAAGATCCAGGAGTCATCCCAGACCTGTGAACGGAAATCTGA tgcggTGCTGCTCCTCAGTCAGAAGCAGTCTCTGGAGGAGCTGAGGCAGACGGTGCAGCTGCTGCGCTGCTCCGAGGCCAAGCTGAGCGCCCAGAGGGACCTGCTCCACCACAAGATGCAGGAGAACGAGGGCAAGGACCCGCCCCCCGTGGTCAACTACGAGGACGACGCGCGCTCCGTCAACTCCATG GACAAAAGTCGAGTTTCAAAGCTGGACACCCTGCGTCACTCCATCGCGTCTGTCATCCGCTCTCCCAAGTCAATGCTGGGCTCGTCCTCG TTCTTCGACGTGATCCCCACCAGTGAGAAGCCCCTGGGGGAGCAGGAGTGGTACCACGGGGCCATCCCCAGGACGGAGGCCCAGGAGCTGCTCAAGCAGCAGGGCGACTTCCTGGTCCGCGAGAGCCACGGGAAGCCGGGCGAGTACGTCCTGTCCGTCTTCTCCGACGCGCAGCGACGCCACTTCATCATCCAGTTCGCCGAT aatcaGTATCGTTTCGAAGGCACTGGTTTCCCCACCATCCCTCAGCTGATAGAACATCACTACACCACCAAGCAGGTCATCACCAAGAAGTCCGGGGTGGTCCTCCTCAACCCTGTCGTCAAG gacaAGAAATGGATCCTGAACCATGAGGATGTGATCCTGGGAGAGCTACTTGGCAAG GGGAACTTCGGCGAGGTGTTCAAAGGAACGTTGCGAGACAAGACGCCCGTGGCCGTGAAGACCTGCAAGGAAGATCTCCCCCAGGAGCTGAAGATCAAGTTCCTGTCTGAGGCCAG GATTTTAAAACAGTACGACCACCCCAACATAGTGAAGTTGATAGGCGTGTGCACGCAGCGGCAACCCATCTACATCGTCATGGAGCTCGTGCCAG GAGGGGACTTCCTGTCGTtcctgaggaagaagaaggacgaCCTGAAGACCAAGCAGCTGGTGAAGTTTGCTCTGGATGCTGCCGCAGGGATGGCCTACCTGGAAGCCAAGAACTGTATCCACAG GGACCTGGCTGCCAGGAACTGCCTGGTGGGGGAGAGCAACCTGCTGAAGATCAGTGACTTTGGGATGTCCAGGCAGGAGGATGACGGGATATACTCTTCCTCGGGTCTCAAGCAGATCCCCATCAAATGGACCGCTCCCGAGGCCCTCAACTATG GGAGATACAGTTCAGAAAGCGACGTCTGGAGCTACGGGATATTGCTGTGGGAGACCTTTAGCCTGGGGGTGTGTCCTTACCCCGGAATGACCAATCAGCAGGCCCGGGAGCAGGTGGAGAAAG gctaCAGGATGTCCTGTCCACAGAAATGTCCAGAGGAGGTTTACAAAGCCATGCAGAAGTGCTGGGAGTACAAGCCTGAGAACAGGCCCAAGTTCTCTGACCTCCAGAAGGACCTGGCCGCAGTCAAAAAGAAATAA
- the pja2 gene encoding E3 ubiquitin-protein ligase Praja-2, whose protein sequence is MGQEAGKPAWPKPAGGYQTITGRRYGRRHAYVSFRPNSAKHRSGVGVEWTDTELNTVHREPSLAPKGNISSMLQAILPMSSNVVHPELKPKSGNEASGKKQLSRRPAEAPSVLYKKLRSEQTGAGVGDHEHNTEKSSEASAWPVPEEEDANVANASVANASVANASVANASVANASALSFVNIDSYEPDSSGGEEESPGSDPSLGLQRRLDDMIFELGKEFDYLSGLHSYLYTKSCEGTDCLVKDPAVKDLSNSSDPEDTVPQRSSPEQTGHTESDQTLTSPGSPGECAAGLPPVCLIGSGNDTEQTGPSQTEMVVRPKIRKQTSETHLEKRKSSYGEEEKSHNSGSSGRTAAGGKTKCVSAPPFFLTQTERPNHDLLFSFPLADCAGVIPIERRGGGRREAEEGYKVSSDEEEEEEEELEDIWEDLDFNDKCAPFMKAEESSECSEGEWSASWTSDSGLEKGRGSSEESWETLPGLEELQAPSSGLDPSTQPSGEQAPLEEGEVPWLMYNEETCSSSDEEDPEGMSHFVHPGLFILDGNNNLEDDSSVSEDLDAEWRLLDDFGEGFGMAQAISYVDPHLLTYMALEERLAQAMEAALAHLESLAIDVEQAHPPATEQMIECLPQIPMQDDLSGQEQSCAICCCEYVKDEIATQLPCHHMFHKICVTLWLQKSGTCPVCRHVLTPALPEALAPTSFVSDQDIPPSNHSAAGTR, encoded by the exons ATGGGTCAGGAAGCTGGCAAGCCAGCTTGGCCCAAACCAGCTGGAGGATACCAGACTATCACAGGGAGGAGATATGGCCGGAGACATGCTTATGTCAGCTTCCGGCCCAACTCTGCCAAGCACCGCAGTGGAGTCGGCGTGGAGTGGACGGATACAGAACTAAACACAGTCCACAGAGAACCATCCCTAG CTCCGAAAGGGAACATTTCTTCCATGCTCCAAGCCATCCTCCCCATGTCATCCAACGTTGTACACCCAgagctgaaacctaagtcaggCAATGAGGCTTCCGGGAAGAAACAGTTATCCAGGAGGCCTGCAGAGGCCCCGTCCGTCCTGTACAAGAAGCTGAGGAGCGAGCAGACTGGTGCAGGAGTCGGTGACCATGAGCACAACACGGAGAAGAGCTCAGAGGCCAGCGCCTGGCCCGTACCCGAGGAGGAGGACGCTAATGTGGCTAACGCTAGTGTTGCTAATGCTAGTGTGGCTAACGCTAGTGTTGCTAACGCTAGTGTGGCTAATGCTAGCGCGCTGAGCTTTGTAAATATAGATTCCTATGAACCAGACAgcagtgggggggaggaggagagccctGGGTCGGACCCGTCTCTGGGGCTGCAGAGGAGACTGGACGACATGATTTTTGAGCTGGGGAAGGAGTTTGACTATCTTAGCGGCTTGCACTCGTATTTGTACACAAAATCCTGTGAAGGGACGGATTGTCTTGTCAAAGACCCAGCAGTAAAAGACTTGTCAAACTCCTCTGACCCTGAGGACACTGTCCCTCAGAGGAGTTCCCCAGAACAGACTGGACATACTGAGTCCGATCAGACTTTAACCAGCCCTGGTTCTCCGGGGGAATGTGCTGCCGGCCTACCCCCGGTCTGCCTCATTGGGTCTGGGAACGACACAGAGCAAACGGGGCCGTCCCAGACAGAGATGGTGGTCCGACCCAAAATCCGAAAGCAGACGAGCGAAACTCAcctggagaagaggaagagctcTTACGGCGAGGAGGAGAAGTCGCACAACAGCGGCTCCTCTGGGAGAACGGCTGCCGGCGGTAAGACCAAGTGCGTGTCAGCGCCGCCGTTCTTCCTGACGCAGACGGAGAGGCCTAACCATGACCTCCTGTTCAGTTTCCCGCTGGCAGATTGTGCTGGGGTCATCCcgatagagaggagggggggggggaggagggaggcagaggaaggctATAAAGTCAGCTctgatgaagaagaagaagaagaagaagaactagAAGACATCTGGGAGGACCTGGACTTCAATGACAAGTGTGCTCCTTTCATGAAGGCCGAGGAAAG CTCTGAGTGCAGTGAGGGGGAGTGGTCGGCGTCATGGACGTCGGACTCCGGGCTGGAGAAGGGCCGTGGCTCCAGTGAGGAGAGCTGGGAGACCCTGCCTGGCttggaggagctgcaggcccCCAGCAGTGGTCTggacccctccacccagccctcagG GGAACAGGCGCCCctggaagagggggaggtgcCCTGGCTGATGTACAACGAGGAGACGTGCAGCTCCAGTGACGAGGAGGACCCCGAGGGCATGAGCCACTTCGTCCACCCGGGCCTCTTCATCCTGGACGGGAATAACAACCTGGAGGACGACTCCAGCGTGAGCGAGGACCTGGATGCGGAGTGGAG GTTGCTGGATGACTTTGGCGAGGGTTTCGGCATGGCCCAGGCCATCTCCTACGTGGACCCACATCTGCTCACCTACATGGCCCTGGAGGAACGCCTGGCACAGGctatggag gctgccCTAGCCCACCTGGAGTCCCTGGCCATAGACGTGGAGCAGGCCCACCCTCCTGCCACAGAGCAGATGATCGAGTGCCTGCCCCAGATCCCCATGCAGGATGACTTGAGCG GGCAGGAGCAGAGCTGTGCCATCTGCTGCTGTGAGTATGTCAAAGATGAGATTGCCACCCAGCTGCCATGCCACCACATGTTCCACAAGATCTGCGTGACTCTCTGGCTCCAgaag tCGGGTACATGTCCCGTGTGTCGTCACGTCCTGACGCCAGCACTCCCAGAAGCCCTGGCTCCTACTTCATTTGTGTCAGACCAGGACATCCCACCGTCCAATCACAGTGCGGCAGGAACGCGGTGA